Proteins encoded within one genomic window of Bacillus sp. SM2101:
- a CDS encoding adenosylcobinamide amidohydrolase translates to MINVTEASYHYNQKKVLDDINFTVKKGEIIGIVGPNGSGKTTLLKLISGMLHAITGDIRIKGQSITKYEQKKLAKIIAVLPQTIEASFNYSVQETVKLGRYAHQTGLFPQWTDEDENVVKKSIQLTGLTGMEEMSLATLSGGERQRVFLSRALAQEPEILMLDEPTNHLDISYQIHLLDSLSQWSKTSDLTVIAIFHDLNLASFYCDKILLLNNGKMIAMDAPNKVLNEKDLTNVYRTQLTVGEHSTVPKTLISLVPKLPTLPQENGLMSQISMHLTKEMIVIQTKQPFKTLSSSIIGDGIGWKSTFVNRHVHKNYNCNSPRQDMTSFLQSHSMNSPDCIGMMTAATLEDVATEALNVNNLSIFTVITAGTSNAVDVSRAMHREEEVVYPGTINMMIFVDGRLTEAAFVQAIMIATEAKTKALHDEHIIDPLSATIASGTSTDSIVIAASQTKELIEYAGSITQVGKAIGHTVYEATRKAIQNNKTRRSGHE, encoded by the coding sequence ATGATTAATGTAACGGAAGCTAGTTATCATTATAATCAAAAAAAGGTGCTGGATGATATTAACTTCACTGTTAAAAAAGGAGAAATTATAGGTATAGTTGGGCCTAATGGCAGTGGTAAAACAACATTATTAAAATTAATTAGTGGAATGTTACATGCTATTACAGGTGATATAAGGATAAAAGGCCAGTCGATAACAAAATATGAGCAAAAAAAACTAGCGAAAATCATTGCTGTTTTACCTCAAACAATTGAAGCTTCATTTAATTATTCCGTTCAGGAAACAGTTAAATTAGGCCGATATGCTCACCAAACAGGGTTATTTCCTCAGTGGACCGATGAAGATGAGAACGTTGTAAAAAAGTCAATTCAACTAACTGGTTTAACAGGGATGGAGGAAATGAGCTTAGCGACTCTAAGTGGTGGAGAGCGTCAAAGAGTGTTCTTGTCCCGTGCATTAGCACAAGAGCCTGAAATACTCATGTTGGATGAGCCGACTAATCATCTAGATATATCGTATCAAATACATTTGCTAGATTCTTTATCACAATGGTCTAAGACATCAGACTTAACTGTCATTGCTATTTTTCACGACCTGAATCTAGCAAGTTTTTATTGTGATAAAATTCTGCTGCTTAATAATGGAAAAATGATTGCAATGGACGCACCTAATAAAGTATTGAATGAAAAAGATTTAACGAACGTATACCGAACACAATTAACAGTAGGTGAGCACTCTACAGTACCGAAAACACTAATATCACTCGTCCCTAAATTACCTACTTTACCGCAAGAAAATGGGTTAATGTCACAAATATCAATGCACTTAACTAAAGAAATGATTGTTATTCAGACTAAACAACCATTTAAAACACTCTCTTCTTCAATAATTGGTGATGGAATCGGTTGGAAAAGCACCTTTGTAAACCGTCACGTCCACAAAAATTATAATTGTAATAGTCCAAGACAAGATATGACGTCATTTCTTCAAAGCCATAGTATGAATAGTCCTGATTGTATCGGTATGATGACTGCAGCAACATTAGAAGATGTAGCTACGGAAGCGCTTAATGTTAACAATCTTAGCATATTTACAGTCATAACCGCAGGTACCTCAAATGCAGTTGATGTGAGTAGAGCAATGCATAGGGAAGAAGAAGTGGTTTATCCAGGGACGATTAATATGATGATTTTTGTTGATGGAAGACTTACGGAAGCCGCATTTGTACAAGCAATAATGATAGCTACTGAAGCAAAGACAAAAGCGCTCCATGATGAACATATAATAGACCCATTGTCAGCAACTATAGCAAGTGGAACCTCGACAGATAGTATTGTCATTGCAGCATCTCAGACGAAAGAGCTTATAGAATATGCAGGATCTATTACTCAAGTGGGTAAAGCGATAGGGCATACTGTGTATGAAGCGACAAGGAAAGCTATTCAAAATAATAAAACAAGAAGAAGTGGTCATGAATGA
- a CDS encoding iron ABC transporter permease has protein sequence MQKLSILTFINKNRSLPYIITVCFVIFSILLGVSIGTLSIPFSTILNVIFYSVFHLGSIETIDTTVVNIIMAIRLPRVILAFIVGSSLAIAGAAFQGLLKNPLADPYTLGVSSGASVGAVIVLFFGIHIPFIGKFTLPIFSISFAFQSLILVLVFARAVEKSMSVETIILTGIIFSSFLGSIISLMIALTGEELRQIINWLLGSVAMRGWDYIKIILPFYMVGIVLLLGNGRELNAFSFGEESAKVLGVNVAKRKMTILAASSLLTGAAVAVSGTIGFVGLVIPHITRLLWGANHVRLLPLSMLNGGAFLVIADLIARTIITPRELPIGVITALIGAPVFAYIFISNRRG, from the coding sequence TTGCAAAAGCTGTCTATCCTGACATTTATCAATAAAAACCGTTCTCTACCATATATTATTACTGTATGTTTTGTTATATTTTCAATTTTGTTAGGGGTTTCGATAGGGACGTTATCGATCCCCTTTTCTACTATTTTAAACGTGATCTTTTATAGTGTTTTTCATTTAGGATCAATAGAGACGATTGATACAACAGTAGTAAATATTATAATGGCGATTCGCTTACCCCGAGTGATTCTAGCTTTTATAGTCGGATCTTCTCTAGCGATTGCAGGGGCTGCATTTCAAGGGTTGTTAAAAAACCCATTAGCAGACCCTTATACACTTGGAGTATCTTCTGGAGCATCAGTTGGAGCAGTAATTGTGCTTTTTTTTGGTATACATATCCCTTTTATAGGGAAATTTACTTTACCTATATTTAGTATTTCTTTTGCGTTTCAGTCCCTCATACTCGTATTAGTGTTTGCCAGAGCAGTTGAGAAATCCATGTCTGTGGAAACGATTATTTTAACTGGGATTATATTTAGCTCATTTTTAGGGTCTATTATTTCTTTAATGATTGCACTTACGGGTGAAGAATTAAGACAGATCATTAACTGGTTATTAGGTAGTGTAGCGATGAGGGGTTGGGATTATATTAAAATTATTCTACCTTTTTACATGGTAGGCATTGTATTACTACTCGGTAATGGAAGAGAGTTAAATGCATTTTCATTTGGTGAAGAGTCAGCTAAAGTTTTAGGGGTTAATGTGGCAAAACGAAAAATGACCATTTTGGCAGCTTCTTCATTATTAACAGGTGCAGCTGTTGCTGTGTCAGGAACAATCGGTTTTGTAGGTTTAGTTATTCCTCACATAACAAGGCTTCTATGGGGTGCGAACCATGTTCGTCTATTACCATTATCAATGCTTAATGGGGGGGCATTTTTAGTTATTGCTGATTTAATCGCTAGAACAATTATTACTCCACGTGAACTACCAATAGGAGTCATTACTGCCTTAATTGGTGCACCTGTGTTTGCTTATATTTTTATATCGAATCGAAGAGGATGA
- a CDS encoding ABC transporter substrate-binding protein: MKKYFPTVFIVILSFILLVGCGQTEVKNNEASTNVEQETKVDDKAESSFPVTITDGLGNDVTIEEEPQAIVSLIPSNTEIAFALGLGDKMVGVGDWADYPPEVADIARVGGTEFNVEKVISLNPDVVLAHASSAHSSTEGLQQLRDAGINVVVVNNATSFKAVYDSIKMISVVTGTEENADKIISDMTEKLNLIKEKSAEIKEADQKVVWIEISQAPDLFTTGKGTFMHEMLEAIGAINAAGDQEGWPQFTEEDAVLLKPDVIVITYGYYVDNAVDQVLARDAWQEVPAVKNKLVFDINSNLVTRSGPRLIEGVEELAKAVYPDIYQ; encoded by the coding sequence ATTAAAAAGTACTTCCCTACTGTCTTTATCGTTATTTTATCATTCATTTTATTAGTAGGTTGTGGTCAAACAGAGGTTAAAAATAATGAAGCTTCTACAAATGTAGAACAGGAAACTAAAGTTGATGATAAAGCAGAGTCTAGCTTTCCAGTAACAATTACGGATGGATTAGGTAATGACGTGACAATAGAAGAAGAGCCACAAGCAATAGTGTCGTTAATACCAAGTAATACAGAAATAGCTTTTGCGTTAGGTTTAGGTGATAAAATGGTTGGTGTAGGTGATTGGGCTGATTATCCACCAGAAGTAGCCGATATAGCAAGGGTTGGTGGAACAGAATTTAATGTTGAAAAGGTGATTTCATTAAACCCAGACGTCGTTCTTGCCCATGCCTCAAGTGCGCATAGCTCTACTGAAGGTCTTCAACAACTACGAGATGCTGGTATAAACGTGGTCGTTGTTAACAATGCAACATCATTTAAAGCAGTTTATGACTCTATTAAAATGATAAGTGTTGTCACTGGAACAGAAGAAAATGCAGACAAGATCATAAGTGATATGACAGAAAAATTGAATCTGATTAAAGAGAAGTCAGCAGAAATTAAAGAAGCTGATCAAAAGGTAGTTTGGATAGAAATATCCCAAGCTCCAGATCTATTTACGACGGGAAAAGGTACCTTCATGCACGAAATGCTTGAAGCAATTGGAGCAATAAATGCAGCAGGCGATCAAGAAGGTTGGCCACAATTTACAGAGGAAGATGCGGTATTGCTTAAGCCAGATGTTATTGTTATTACATATGGGTATTATGTCGATAATGCAGTTGATCAAGTATTAGCGCGTGATGCATGGCAAGAAGTACCAGCTGTAAAAAACAAACTGGTTTTTGATATTAACTCTAATTTAGTAACACGTTCTGGTCCACGTTTAATTGAAGGAGTAGAAGAACTTGCAAAAGCTGTCTATCCTGACATTTATCAATAA